From the genome of Aspergillus oryzae RIB40 DNA, chromosome 4:
AGGCGTTCGACCTCCGATCCTGATCGCGCTCAACACCTCCAACAGGATTTACAGACTGTGCTTGAACTCATGGGACTTGCTCAAGCAGCCCATGTCCGCATCGGTAGCGACCATATTCGTGGAGTGAGCGGCGGTCAGCGTCGTCGGGTGTCTCTAGCTGAGGCATTGTGCACTCGTGCAAGGTGAATGAACCTGAATCTCCGCGAGAGCGGAAAAGGATTTGCTAACCTTACCATCACCCAGTCTATTTTGCTTTGATAATCCTACGCGAGGTCTGGACTCATCCACCGCAATTCGCTTTTTGACCACTATGCGCAAATACACCACGCGTAGTCAATGTATGACCGCGATGTCTCTCTATCAAGCTAGCGATTTAGCAGTCGCAATGTTCGACAAAGTTTTGGTCTTGAATGACGGCCATGTCGCATATTACGGCCCGGCGACTTCAGCCAAAGCTTACTTCGAGTCCCTTGGATTCTACCGCTCTCCGAAGATTTCGGTATCAGACTTTCTCGCATCGATGTCCGGAACCCCAGAATGTCGGACGCCTCGAGAGGCCCTTGACCGGCCGGTGCCAATTCATCCGGCTGACTTTGAGACCCGGTTCAGGGAGAGCAGCCTCTACCAGCAGACCGTGAGCGACGCCGCAACACCGCCGCAATCGAAAACAGTCGGCAAACCAAAAGCTTCGGGGTACGCTCTGCCGCTTTACCGTCAGGTGTATGAGTGTACAGTCCGCCATTATCAGATTTTTCTGACCGACCGGGCTGCCTGGATCGCTGAGGCAGCCGGGACTATTGTTCAAGCTCTGCTTTTAGGGACCCTATTCCGCAATCAAAGAGACGTGACGCAAGGGCTCTACACGCGCGGCTCggccctcttcttctgtgtcCTGATTATGGGTCTACAGGCTTCCGCCGAATTTGGAAATACGTTTGTCCAGCGCCCAATCTTGCTCAAGCAGAAGGCCTTGCGGTTCTACCGGCCCGGGGCCTACGCGCTCGGTCAGATCCTCGCGGACATACCCTGGAAATTTATCTTCATTATGTACTCGCTACCCATTTACTGGATGATTAATTTCCAGCGCACAGCGGGGCATTTCTTCACATGGCTGGTCTGCCTCTATATGGGCCTAATGGCACTGAGTGTTATGTTTCGGGCCATTGCCGTCTTTACTAACTCCATCACTCGAGCCATTCTCCCTGTCGGGCTTTTGCTAAATGTGTTTATTATCTACACGGGCTTTTACATCACTCCTCCAGGCATGAAGGTCTGGCTTTTTTGGATCCGCTACCTTGATGTAAGTCTGCAACAAGAGGCACAGAATGATTCTGTGAGAAGAATGTGCTAACCGTCTAACCTTCTAAACCAGCCGATGTACTATATCTTCGAGTCTGTCGCTCTCAATGAAATTGGAACTAGCTCTTATCAGTGCAGCTCTGGGGATATCGTTCCCCGAGGATCAGCATACAATGAGACCAGTTATCAGGCTTGTGCAGTGTCTGGGTCCGTCGCTGGCGAATTGAGTCTTTCCGGTAGGCTGTATTTGATGGCCGAGTATGGATTCAAGAACACCCACTTGTGGCGAAATGTCGGGATCAATGCcggcttctttgtcttcttctcggttGTGGTGATGTGcgtttcttccttctcgacaaaTGTATAGGTCAACCTAATAGACGCTGACTTTATTCATACATGCAGGATTGGAATGGAACGATTCCGTAATGCTGCTGAACACATGTCAACGATCTTTTACCGGAGGCTACCGTCCTGGGTGAGCGCATCGGCCTCGCGTTCCGCAGACATTGAAGAACCACCAATTGTCGCCGAGACAAAGGACTCCAAGCCTAGCTCCAACCACGATGTGAAAGCTATTGGCCGTCTAGAGACGACCCAAAGTGTGTTTGCATGGCAAGAACTATCACTTCAGCTTGGCGATGACAAGCGTTTGCTTCACGAAGTCTCAGGTAAGGCCTTCCTGGGTTAGTGTTGGGAGGATGAATACGTCTCACcatcttctttatttttagGGTGGCTTCAGCCTGGAAAAATGACTGCATTAATGGGCATGTCCGGTGCTGGCAAGGTAAGTCGTGGCAAGATCTTGGACAGGTGGTTCTCTGCACATAGAACCCTAGGCTGACTGAGCCGGTGGTTGTTTAGACTACACTCCTTGATACTCTCGCCCAGCGAATTCAGATTGGGCGCTTATCCGGAGGGCTCTACCTAAACGGACAGACCCTTCCCGCATCGATGGGACGGCGGACTGGATTTGTCCACCAAAACGACATCCACCTGGCATCATCCACGGTTCGAGAAGCACTCCAGCTGAGCGCATGCCTCCGTCGTCCGGCAACGGTTTCCTGggatgagaagatggatCACGTGGAAATGCTAATTCAActcttggagatggaggatatcgCCGAGGCCATCATTGGAGTGCCAGGGGCAGGATTGAATCTCGAACAGCGCAAGCGCGTCAGTATCGGAGTCGAACTAGCTGCGAAGCCGGACattgttctgtttctcgACGAGCCCACGTCCGGCCTAGATGGTAATTCTGCGCTCTCCATCGTGCAACTCATGCGCAGGCTCTCCGATGCCGGGCAGACCATCCTCTGCACGATTCATCAACCCTCTGCCCAGATGATTGAACAATTTGACAATTTGCTTCTGTTGGTACCCGGTGGGAAGACAGTTTACTTCGGTCCGTTGGGCTCTCGGTGCCAAAAGATCCTGGATTACTTCGCTCGCTATACGCGGCGCTGCGAGGAGACCGAAAACCCGGCGGATTACCTTTTGGCAGTTAGCGCCGAGCCTGACAAAGACTGGTTCCAGGTATGCTGTTCTCacccctttcttctcccgctggtgttgttgtatCATTTACTGACTGGAATCTGAATTCCTGGACGAACCAGACTTGGCGACAGTCGCCCGAGTATGGTTCCACGCAAGAGCAGCTTCAGAAAATGCTTCAGGTACAGGAAGTCAAAGATTCCTCATCGTCAGAATCTGATCGGACATATGCGGCCTCTTATCTCAACCAGCTCCGCGTCGTCACGCAACGCGCTTTCACGAATTACTGGCGCGACTCGGACTACGTGTTGGGCAAGATCCAGCTCAACATTTGGATGGGACTGATGAACGGGCTcacttttcttcagctgtcCAACGATCTGACCGGCGCCCGCGGACGGATGTTTTCGATCTTCGTCGGTGTGATCACGGGCCCTGTGCTGAGTCTCCAGATCGAACCTCGTTTCATCCTCCTGCGTGACCAATTCCTGGCGCGGGAGAATGAGTCCCGCGTGTACCACTGGagcatcttcaccatcagCGCGCTGCTTGTGGAGATTCCGTTCACCCTCCTGGGCGGGCTGATTTACTGGCTTCTCTGGTACTACATGGTCGGGTACCTCACCATATCGACCCGCGCTGGGTACGCCTTCCTCATGTACGAGCTCTACTCGCTGTTCGTGGCGAGTCTCGCTCAGCTAACTGCCTCCCTGTTCCCCACCGTGCTTGCCGCACAAGTGGCGACGGGGTTCATTTGGCTGGTTGTTAACACCTTCAACGGTCCCCTCTCGCCCCCGCCTCTAACTCCCCGCGGATGGCGATGGTTCTACAATATCTCTCCCTTGTTCTACTTCATCGAGGGGATTGGGACCAACGCCATGCATGCGCTCCAAATCACCTGCCGCGACTCTGAACTCACCACCTTCCAGACGCCCGCCGGGGAGACATGTGCCTCCTACACAGCTGAATTCTTCGGTCTGGCTAACTCCACGGGTTATCTGGTGGATCCCAACGCAACGGGGCTGTGCGAGTACTGTGCCTATgcggatggagatgaatATGTCagtatttcttttcctttatgTGAACCAGGCTAACtagtttttctttcaaccaaATAGGTCAAACAATATGACATGAGCTATTCACAACGTGGCAACAACGTCGGCATCTTCATTGGATTCATTCTGTTCAACTACACCATGGCGGTGCTGGCGACGTACCTCATCTTTATCTTTAAATGGCGGAAACGTCGGTCGAATTGATTGTGGGCACGTCCTTCGAGTGGTGTCAATTCGACTGCCACGTCTTCTAATTAAGCGCGTTTGGGTGCGAGAGGGataaggagagagaaagcggGACagatgtatatgtacagtgAGACTGaaaaaaggagggagagatgAATAAATACAGGTAGgcttcttggccatggaCCCAATATGAATAATAGACCATATACCTTTGATTAAGTTATTATATTCAGCATCACATATACTCATGATCTCATGGTCCGCGTGTGAGAGAAGGAAGTCAGCACATAAAACGATAATGTTGGAAGCCGTCTAGGTTGGActaatgagaaagaagaacgaaagaaagacagaatgaatgaatgaaaggaaaactGCTTTTGAGGCAGCTGATACGCTGCAGTTTTCGAAAATTAATATATGGAATATCGGTTCAAGATATATTCCacgagacaaagaaaaccacTTCTTCCGCGAAAACCCTATTCTTTTGTTGACACGGTGGAACCAAAGGGGGATCGTCTGTAGAAATTGCCAGTATTCTTCTCTGACTATTTCTCCTGAGCACGAGTGCTAGGGCTACTTTCTGATATCACTTTCCACCGGCTCAGACGGTCAAACCATGGAAGCGTCGCGAGTCGAATGGCCGACGCTGAGGATGGCCGATCCGAACGCCCCTGGGAACGTGACGCGAAACCTCCAACAGCGCATCCGGGACCACCATCAGGATTCCAACGATATCTTGCAGTATGCTCAAGACAACCAAGGTAGTCTACCGGATGAAGCAGTCAAGGTTATCGAAAGATGGCGCGATTTAACCCAGGATCTCCTCGATTGGATGGGTGCCAAGCAGGAGCTTCGCGACATCACCGGCGATATCAAATGCGACGACTACGCACT
Proteins encoded in this window:
- a CDS encoding uncharacterized protein (pleiotropic drug resistance proteins (PDR1-15), ABC superfamily), which produces MVFELTGILGKWLKPIQGHTSEDDARREGVGGHPGVLRCNKLSKLGDTELTDKVTAQSRRRQGDRAHEVHHGGLKIRGLIRNQAQVCRRHQLANPATWFSRKPPPCRAILQRLTGTIRQGEMLMVVGRPGSGCTTVLKALANIREEYLAMEGDVWYGSMDAGTAKQARANQVAFVGEDDIHFPTLSVSTTLKFALNTRRSTSDPDRAQHLQQDLQTVLELMGLAQAAHVRIGSDHIRGVSGGQRRRVSLAEALCTRASLFCFDNPTRGLDSSTAIRFLTTMRKYTTRSQCMTAMSLYQASDLAVAMFDKVLVLNDGHVAYYGPATSAKAYFESLGFYRSPKISVSDFLASMSGTPECRTPREALDRPVPIHPADFETRFRESSLYQQTVSDAATPPQSKTVGKPKASGYALPLYRQVYECTVRHYQIFLTDRAAWIAEAAGTIVQALLLGTLFRNQRDVTQGLYTRGSALFFCVLIMGLQASAEFGNTFVQRPILLKQKALRFYRPGAYALGQILADIPWKFIFIMYSLPIYWMINFQRTAGHFFTWLVCLYMGLMALSVMFRAIAVFTNSITRAILPVGLLLNVFIIYTGFYITPPGMKVWLFWIRYLDPMYYIFESVALNEIGTSSYQCSSGDIVPRGSAYNETSYQACAVSGSVAGELSLSGRLYLMAEYGFKNTHLWRNVGINAGFFVFFSVVVMIGMERFRNAAEHMSTIFYRRLPSWVSASASRSADIEEPPIVAETKDSKPSSNHDVKAIGRLETTQSVFAWQELSLQLGDDKRLLHEVSGWLQPGKMTALMGMSGAGKTTLLDTLAQRIQIGRLSGGLYLNGQTLPASMGRRTGFVHQNDIHLASSTVREALQLSACLRRPATVSWDEKMDHVEMLIQLLEMEDIAEAIIGVPGAGLNLEQRKRVSIGVELAAKPDIVLFLDEPTSGLDGNSALSIVQLMRRLSDAGQTILCTIHQPSAQMIEQFDNLLLLVPGGKTVYFGPLGSRCQKILDYFARYTRRCEETENPADYLLAVSAEPDKDWFQTWRQSPEYGSTQEQLQKMLQVQEVKDSSSSESDRTYAASYLNQLRVVTQRAFTNYWRDSDYVLGKIQLNIWMGLMNGLTFLQLSNDLTGARGRMFSIFVGVITGPVLSLQIEPRFILLRDQFLARENESRVYHWSIFTISALLVEIPFTLLGGLIYWLLWYYMVGYLTISTRAGYAFLMYELYSLFVASLAQLTASLFPTVLAAQVATGFIWLVVNTFNGPLSPPPLTPRGWRWFYNISPLFYFIEGIGTNAMHALQITCRDSELTTFQTPAGETCASYTAEFFGLANSTGYLVDPNATGLCEYCAYADGDEYVKQYDMSYSQRGNNVGIFIGFILFNYTMAVLATYLIFIFKWRKRRSN